TTATTGGAGTCTACGCTCTCATGGCTGGAGCAACGGCTGTGAATTCCGACCTCGAGAGCGGAACTGTAAGGATAGCCCTCAGCAAGCCCGTTACGAGGGTATACTACCTCCTCGGAAAGTTCTTTGGTCAAGTGGTCAGCATAGTCGTGGCAATAACCTTCGCGACCCTACTATCATTTGCAATAACAAAATACTACGGCCTCTCCCTTAGCACTTCCCTGCTGAGCGACTTGGTTCTTTCGAATGTCCTTATTTTGTTTGCAATGCTCCAGCTCCTCGCCCTTGGCCTGTTAATTTCCACTTTCGTGCGCTCCTCCAACACCGCCGTAGGGGTGGCCCTCGTAATATTCTTCGTTACGGGTCTCGTCATGTCCCAAGTAGTGGATAATCTCGCTAAGGACAGGGTCAACGCCAAGTTTGGAATTCACAGTCCCCGGGACTTTATGAAATTAACCCCAGATGAGAAAACTGCCTATCAGGAAAGACTTGTGGAAGTTAAGAAGGAGTACCATCTAAGGTACCTCTTTTATGTGCCTCAAGTGCTTATGCTAGATATCTTCAATGACGTAGATAGAATCACGTTCCACTCGGACCGTACTTACACCGTTGAATACCTTGGGGTTAAGCATGCCCTCTCACAGAATCCCGTTCAAACTGGAGTTATAGCGGGCCTTATTCCCGTTTACCTCGTTCTGGCATTAATCAGGTTCAAAAGAATGGATTTGAGGTGATGGTGATGATTGTGGTTGAGAATCTTAATCAAGACTTACAAGGATGTCAGGGCCTTCGTTAGGGAGGAGTTGCACGACTTCGTGGCTTCTCAAGGGGCAAAAATCCTGACAATGCAGGTGAAGGAGCCAGGCTTGGAAGAGAGATTCCTAAAACTCCTAGAGTAGGTTTTTTAGCCCTTCAACCTACTTTTTTTGGGTGTCCAAAATCAAGGTCAAAACCCTGACGCGGGAAATAGTCTCCCTGGCGGAAGAGCTCGGCCTGAAAGCCGTTCCAGAGTACAGAACGCCGGACGGAACGCGGATAGACGTGGCTATCCTAAACGGTGAACAAAGGCTCCTTGCCATCGAGCTTGAGGCCTCTTTCAAGTGGTTTCCCCAAAGGTTGCTCTACGATATCGTGAAGGCGCATAGGGCGGGGTTTCCTGAGCTGTGGGTGGTTTCCAACTTCAGCTCAAAGCCGGGCTGGGTTATGAAGTACGCGGAAGAAATTGGCCTTTCCCTCAGAATAATTGGAGAGGGGAGCGTTCTCCAGGAGCTCAGGACTTCTCTTCCTTCCGGTACTTGATGTATATCACGTCTTCCGCATGCCAGAACGGAACCTTTTCCCCGATGACCTTTATCTCGGGGCTTTCTCCCTCGTAGACTATCTTTCTGGTCAGCTCCTTGGAAAGCTGGAACTGG
The DNA window shown above is from Thermococcus sp. and carries:
- a CDS encoding ABC transporter permease subunit; this translates as MWGFEVELKKSIRTKKFWLILVLILLVYAMAFREIRNNLEDVANPEGLLVASLTGYIATSAFLFIGVYALMAGATAVNSDLESGTVRIALSKPVTRVYYLLGKFFGQVVSIVVAITFATLLSFAITKYYGLSLSTSLLSDLVLSNVLILFAMLQLLALGLLISTFVRSSNTAVGVALVIFFVTGLVMSQVVDNLAKDRVNAKFGIHSPRDFMKLTPDEKTAYQERLVEVKKEYHLRYLFYVPQVLMLDIFNDVDRITFHSDRTYTVEYLGVKHALSQNPVQTGVIAGLIPVYLVLALIRFKRMDLR